From a single Myxocyprinus asiaticus isolate MX2 ecotype Aquarium Trade chromosome 33, UBuf_Myxa_2, whole genome shotgun sequence genomic region:
- the LOC127424097 gene encoding uncharacterized protein LOC127424097 isoform X9, translated as MRNSYNRRTEEQNRRTDWQFLTMNTADCLLFLLCGATMLQFITCYSDGSILEDECSGMNINHLDENDVKIPAQTTETPFKIIPEVQTFNNSEVETTITVSLTAINSPFTGFLLEARKCDSCPPAGTFSLIDSSSSTLLTCDGQSGRAVSHINNLDKTSITVHWQVPESGTFYFRAAFTRDYFMFWQRKPIILPTTAPTTVTTTVKATISRTVTPTLPLPSNTNSTPVTPALPLPSNTDSTLVTPALPLPSNTNSTPVTPTLPLPSNTNLTPVPSAFPATSTADSTPVTPTLPLPSNTNSTPVTPTLPLPSNTNSTPVTPTLPLPSNTNLTPVPSAFPATSTADSTPVTPTLPLPSNTNSTPVTPALPLPSNTNSTPVTPTLPLPSNTNLTPVPSAFPATSTADSTPVTPTLPLPSNTNSTPVTPTLPLPSNTNSTPVTPTLPLPSNTNSTPVPSTFPATSNTNSIPVLSTLPSQCGDYVRCVLALLLLSRLCFLDSSLLIIIRPVLKMVTMTGSVFQLAFIIVAVVLVLIRAIQYVCVCDCAGLDVAFPTLTVISMVTSLLHTITVFLHCGPSHELRKYWLYGLIIMDLLNTCITTAAIFVGLRCFQEQWLLILMGVYVIWEIMLYISQIRKDGDIQSQILEKKISPWIIMFIIFSILNVMFTIALIAGVSLERMITC; from the exons ATGAGGAATAGTTACAATAGAAGAACAGAAGAACAGAACAGAAGAACCGACTGGCAGTTCCTCACG ATGAATACTGCGGACTGTCTCCTTTTTCTGTTATGTGGAGCTACCATGTTGCAGTTCATCACCTGCTACAGTGATGGAAGTATATTGGAGGATGAATGTTCAGGAATGAACATCAATCATTTGGatgaaaatgatgtaaaaataccAGCACAAACTACTGAAACTCCTTTCAAGATCATACCAGAAGTTCAAACCTTCAATAATTCTGAAGTGGAAACCACCATTACTG TGTCACTTACGGCTATCAATTCTCCATTTACTGGTTTTCTGTTGGAGGCCCGTAAGTGTGATAGCTGTCCGCCTGCTGGTACTTTTAGTTTGATTGACTCGAGCAGCAGCACACTCCTGACGTGTGATGGTCAATCT GGCAGGGCTGTGAGTCACATTAATAATCTAGATAAAACATCCATCACAGTGCACTGGCAAGTTCCAGAGAGTGGAACATTCTACTTCAG AGCTGCATTCACTAGGGACTACTTCATGTTTTGGCAAAGAAAGCCAATCATACTTCCGACAACTGCACCTACCACTGTGACCACCACTGTAAAAGCCACTATAAGCCGAACAG TCACACCAACATTGCCTCTACCATCAAATACAAACTCCACTCCAG TCACACCAGCATTGCCTCTACCATCAAATACAGACTCCACTCTAG TCACACCAGCATTGCCTCTACCATCAAATACAAACTCCACTCCAG TCACACCAACATTGCCTCTACCATCAAATACAAACCTCACTCCAG TTCCATCAGCATTTCCTGCAACCTCAACTGCAGACTCCACCCCAG TCACACCAACATTGCCTCTACCATCAAATACAAACTCCACTCCGG TCACACCAACATTGCCTCTACCATCAAATACAAACTCCACTCCAG TCACACCAACATTGCCTCTACCATCAAATACAAACCTCACTCCAG TTCCATCAGCATTTCCTGCAACCTCAACTGCAGACTCCACCCCAG TCACACCAACATTGCCTCTACCATCAAATACAAACTCCACTCCGG TCACACCAGCATTGCCTCTACCATCAAATACAAACTCCACTCCAG TCACACCAACATTGCCTCTACCATCAAATACAAACCTCACTCCAG TTCCATCAGCATTTCCTGCAACCTCAACTGCAGACTCCACCCCAG TCACACCAACATTGCCTCTACCATCAAATACAAACTCCACTCCGG TCACACCAACATTGCCTCTACCATCAAATACAAACTCCACTCCAG TCACACCAACATTGCCTCTACCATCAAATACAAACTCCACTCCAG TTCCATCAACATTTCCTGCAACCTCAAATACAAACTCCATTCCAG TTCTATCAACATTGCCTTCCCAATGTGGGGATTATGTG AGATGTGTTTTAGCACTGTTACTTCTCAGTCGTCTATGTTTTCTTGACTCCTCTCTCCTGATAATCATCAGGCCAGTTTTAAAAATG GTCACCATGACTGGGTCTGTCTTTCAACTAGCTTTCATAATTGTTGCTGTCGTCCTTGTACTGATAAGAGCAATTCAA tatgtgtgtgtgtgcgattgTGCTGGTTTGGATGTTGCATTTCCTACTCTGACAGTGATTTCCATGGTTACAAGCTTGCTGCACACCATCACTGTTTTTCTTCACTGTGGACCAAGCCATGAGCT AAGGAAGTATTGGCTGTACGGCCTCATCATTATGGACCTACTAAATACCTGCATTACAA CGGCTGCAATATTTGTTGGACTGCGGTGCTTTCAAGAGCAGTGGCTACTAATATTAATGGGAGTTTATGTTATTTGGGAGATCATGTTGTACATCAGTCAGATAAGAAAAGACGGAG ATATTCAGAGTCAGATTCTGGAAAAGAAA ATATCCCCATGGATCATTATGTTTATCATCTTTTCCATACTTAATGTAATGTTTACAATCGCACTTATTGCAGGAGTTTCTTTGGAAAGAATGATAACGTGTTAA
- the LOC127424097 gene encoding uncharacterized protein LOC127424097 isoform X7 has product MRNSYNRRTEEQNRRTDWQFLTMNTADCLLFLLCGATMLQFITCYSDGSILEDECSGMNINHLDENDVKIPAQTTETPFKIIPEVQTFNNSEVETTITVSLTAINSPFTGFLLEARKCDSCPPAGTFSLIDSSSSTLLTCDGQSGRAVSHINNLDKTSITVHWQVPESGTFYFRAAFTRDYFMFWQRKPIILPTTAPTTVTTTVKATISRTVTPTLPLPSNTNSTPVTPALPLPSNTDSTLVTPALPLPSNTNSTPVTPTLPLPSNTNLTPVPSAFPATSTADSTPVTPTLPLPSNTNSTPVTPALPLPSNTNSTPVTPTLPLPSNTNSTPVTPTLPLPSNTNSTPVTPTLPLPSNTNLTPVPSAFPATSTADSTPVTPTLPLPSNTNSTPVTPALPLPSNTNSTPVTPTLPLPSNTNLTPVPSAFPATSTADSTPVTPTLPLPSNTNSTPVTPTLPLPSNTNSTPVPSTFPATSNTNSIPVLSTLPSQCGDYVRCVLALLLLSRLCFLDSSLLIIIRPVLKMVTMTGSVFQLAFIIVAVVLVLIRAIQYVCVCDCAGLDVAFPTLTVISMVTSLLHTITVFLHCGPSHELRKYWLYGLIIMDLLNTCITTAAIFVGLRCFQEQWLLILMGVYVIWEIMLYISQIRKDGDIQSQILEKKISPWIIMFIIFSILNVMFTIALIAGVSLERMITC; this is encoded by the exons ATGAGGAATAGTTACAATAGAAGAACAGAAGAACAGAACAGAAGAACCGACTGGCAGTTCCTCACG ATGAATACTGCGGACTGTCTCCTTTTTCTGTTATGTGGAGCTACCATGTTGCAGTTCATCACCTGCTACAGTGATGGAAGTATATTGGAGGATGAATGTTCAGGAATGAACATCAATCATTTGGatgaaaatgatgtaaaaataccAGCACAAACTACTGAAACTCCTTTCAAGATCATACCAGAAGTTCAAACCTTCAATAATTCTGAAGTGGAAACCACCATTACTG TGTCACTTACGGCTATCAATTCTCCATTTACTGGTTTTCTGTTGGAGGCCCGTAAGTGTGATAGCTGTCCGCCTGCTGGTACTTTTAGTTTGATTGACTCGAGCAGCAGCACACTCCTGACGTGTGATGGTCAATCT GGCAGGGCTGTGAGTCACATTAATAATCTAGATAAAACATCCATCACAGTGCACTGGCAAGTTCCAGAGAGTGGAACATTCTACTTCAG AGCTGCATTCACTAGGGACTACTTCATGTTTTGGCAAAGAAAGCCAATCATACTTCCGACAACTGCACCTACCACTGTGACCACCACTGTAAAAGCCACTATAAGCCGAACAG TCACACCAACATTGCCTCTACCATCAAATACAAACTCCACTCCAG TCACACCAGCATTGCCTCTACCATCAAATACAGACTCCACTCTAG TCACACCAGCATTGCCTCTACCATCAAATACAAACTCCACTCCAG TCACACCAACATTGCCTCTACCATCAAATACAAACCTCACTCCAG TTCCATCAGCATTTCCTGCAACCTCAACTGCAGACTCCACCCCAG TCACACCAACATTGCCTCTACCATCAAATACAAACTCCACTCCGG TCACACCAGCATTGCCTCTACCATCAAATACAAACTCCACTCCAG TCACACCAACATTGCCTCTACCATCAAATACAAACTCCACTCCAG TCACACCAACATTGCCTCTACCATCAAATACAAACTCCACTCCAG TCACACCAACATTGCCTCTACCATCAAATACAAACCTCACTCCAG TTCCATCAGCATTTCCTGCAACCTCAACTGCAGACTCCACCCCAG TCACACCAACATTGCCTCTACCATCAAATACAAACTCCACTCCGG TCACACCAGCATTGCCTCTACCATCAAATACAAACTCCACTCCAG TCACACCAACATTGCCTCTACCATCAAATACAAACCTCACTCCAG TTCCATCAGCATTTCCTGCAACCTCAACTGCAGACTCCACCCCAG TCACACCAACATTGCCTCTACCATCAAATACAAACTCCACTCCGG TCACACCAACATTGCCTCTACCATCAAATACAAACTCCACTCCAG TTCCATCAACATTTCCTGCAACCTCAAATACAAACTCCATTCCAG TTCTATCAACATTGCCTTCCCAATGTGGGGATTATGTG AGATGTGTTTTAGCACTGTTACTTCTCAGTCGTCTATGTTTTCTTGACTCCTCTCTCCTGATAATCATCAGGCCAGTTTTAAAAATG GTCACCATGACTGGGTCTGTCTTTCAACTAGCTTTCATAATTGTTGCTGTCGTCCTTGTACTGATAAGAGCAATTCAA tatgtgtgtgtgtgcgattgTGCTGGTTTGGATGTTGCATTTCCTACTCTGACAGTGATTTCCATGGTTACAAGCTTGCTGCACACCATCACTGTTTTTCTTCACTGTGGACCAAGCCATGAGCT AAGGAAGTATTGGCTGTACGGCCTCATCATTATGGACCTACTAAATACCTGCATTACAA CGGCTGCAATATTTGTTGGACTGCGGTGCTTTCAAGAGCAGTGGCTACTAATATTAATGGGAGTTTATGTTATTTGGGAGATCATGTTGTACATCAGTCAGATAAGAAAAGACGGAG ATATTCAGAGTCAGATTCTGGAAAAGAAA ATATCCCCATGGATCATTATGTTTATCATCTTTTCCATACTTAATGTAATGTTTACAATCGCACTTATTGCAGGAGTTTCTTTGGAAAGAATGATAACGTGTTAA
- the LOC127424097 gene encoding uncharacterized protein LOC127424097 isoform X5, whose product MRNSYNRRTEEQNRRTDWQFLTMNTADCLLFLLCGATMLQFITCYSDGSILEDECSGMNINHLDENDVKIPAQTTETPFKIIPEVQTFNNSEVETTITVSLTAINSPFTGFLLEARKCDSCPPAGTFSLIDSSSSTLLTCDGQSGRAVSHINNLDKTSITVHWQVPESGTFYFRAAFTRDYFMFWQRKPIILPTTAPTTVTTTVKATISRTVTPTLPLPSNTNSTPVTPALPLPSNTDSTLVTPALPLPSNTNSTPVTPTLPLPSNTNLTPVPSAFPATSTADSTPVTPALPLPSNTNSTPVTPTLPLPSNTNSTPVTPTLPLPSNTNSTPVTPTLPLPSNTNLTPVPSAFPATSTADSTPVTPTLPLPSNTNSTPVTPALPLPSNTNSTPVTPTLPLPSNTNLTPVPSAFPATSTADSTPVTPTLPLPSNTNSTPVTPTLPLPSNTNSTPVTPTLPLPSNTNSTPVPSTFPATSNTNSIPVLSTLPSQCGDYVRCVLALLLLSRLCFLDSSLLIIIRPVLKMVTMTGSVFQLAFIIVAVVLVLIRAIQYVCVCDCAGLDVAFPTLTVISMVTSLLHTITVFLHCGPSHELRKYWLYGLIIMDLLNTCITTAAIFVGLRCFQEQWLLILMGVYVIWEIMLYISQIRKDGDIQSQILEKKISPWIIMFIIFSILNVMFTIALIAGVSLERMITC is encoded by the exons ATGAGGAATAGTTACAATAGAAGAACAGAAGAACAGAACAGAAGAACCGACTGGCAGTTCCTCACG ATGAATACTGCGGACTGTCTCCTTTTTCTGTTATGTGGAGCTACCATGTTGCAGTTCATCACCTGCTACAGTGATGGAAGTATATTGGAGGATGAATGTTCAGGAATGAACATCAATCATTTGGatgaaaatgatgtaaaaataccAGCACAAACTACTGAAACTCCTTTCAAGATCATACCAGAAGTTCAAACCTTCAATAATTCTGAAGTGGAAACCACCATTACTG TGTCACTTACGGCTATCAATTCTCCATTTACTGGTTTTCTGTTGGAGGCCCGTAAGTGTGATAGCTGTCCGCCTGCTGGTACTTTTAGTTTGATTGACTCGAGCAGCAGCACACTCCTGACGTGTGATGGTCAATCT GGCAGGGCTGTGAGTCACATTAATAATCTAGATAAAACATCCATCACAGTGCACTGGCAAGTTCCAGAGAGTGGAACATTCTACTTCAG AGCTGCATTCACTAGGGACTACTTCATGTTTTGGCAAAGAAAGCCAATCATACTTCCGACAACTGCACCTACCACTGTGACCACCACTGTAAAAGCCACTATAAGCCGAACAG TCACACCAACATTGCCTCTACCATCAAATACAAACTCCACTCCAG TCACACCAGCATTGCCTCTACCATCAAATACAGACTCCACTCTAG TCACACCAGCATTGCCTCTACCATCAAATACAAACTCCACTCCAG TCACACCAACATTGCCTCTACCATCAAATACAAACCTCACTCCAG TTCCATCAGCATTTCCTGCAACCTCAACTGCAGACTCCACCCCAG TCACACCAGCATTGCCTCTACCATCAAATACAAACTCCACTCCAG TCACACCAACATTGCCTCTACCATCAAATACAAACTCCACTCCAG TCACACCAACATTGCCTCTACCATCAAATACAAACTCCACTCCAG TCACACCAACATTGCCTCTACCATCAAATACAAACCTCACTCCAG TTCCATCAGCATTTCCTGCAACCTCAACTGCAGACTCCACCCCAG TCACACCAACATTGCCTCTACCATCAAATACAAACTCCACTCCGG TCACACCAGCATTGCCTCTACCATCAAATACAAACTCCACTCCAG TCACACCAACATTGCCTCTACCATCAAATACAAACCTCACTCCAG TTCCATCAGCATTTCCTGCAACCTCAACTGCAGACTCCACCCCAG TCACACCAACATTGCCTCTACCATCAAATACAAACTCCACTCCGG TCACACCAACATTGCCTCTACCATCAAATACAAACTCCACTCCAG TCACACCAACATTGCCTCTACCATCAAATACAAACTCCACTCCAG TTCCATCAACATTTCCTGCAACCTCAAATACAAACTCCATTCCAG TTCTATCAACATTGCCTTCCCAATGTGGGGATTATGTG AGATGTGTTTTAGCACTGTTACTTCTCAGTCGTCTATGTTTTCTTGACTCCTCTCTCCTGATAATCATCAGGCCAGTTTTAAAAATG GTCACCATGACTGGGTCTGTCTTTCAACTAGCTTTCATAATTGTTGCTGTCGTCCTTGTACTGATAAGAGCAATTCAA tatgtgtgtgtgtgcgattgTGCTGGTTTGGATGTTGCATTTCCTACTCTGACAGTGATTTCCATGGTTACAAGCTTGCTGCACACCATCACTGTTTTTCTTCACTGTGGACCAAGCCATGAGCT AAGGAAGTATTGGCTGTACGGCCTCATCATTATGGACCTACTAAATACCTGCATTACAA CGGCTGCAATATTTGTTGGACTGCGGTGCTTTCAAGAGCAGTGGCTACTAATATTAATGGGAGTTTATGTTATTTGGGAGATCATGTTGTACATCAGTCAGATAAGAAAAGACGGAG ATATTCAGAGTCAGATTCTGGAAAAGAAA ATATCCCCATGGATCATTATGTTTATCATCTTTTCCATACTTAATGTAATGTTTACAATCGCACTTATTGCAGGAGTTTCTTTGGAAAGAATGATAACGTGTTAA
- the LOC127424097 gene encoding uncharacterized protein LOC127424097 isoform X25, whose protein sequence is MRNSYNRRTEEQNRRTDWQFLTMNTADCLLFLLCGATMLQFITCYSDGSILEDECSGMNINHLDENDVKIPAQTTETPFKIIPEVQTFNNSEVETTITVSLTAINSPFTGFLLEARKCDSCPPAGTFSLIDSSSSTLLTCDGQSGRAVSHINNLDKTSITVHWQVPESGTFYFRAAFTRDYFMFWQRKPIILPTTAPTTVTTTVKATISRTVTPTLPLPSNTNSTPVTPALPLPSNTDSTLVTPALPLPSNTNSTPVTPTLPLPSNTNLTPVPSAFPATSTADSTPVTPALPLPSNTNSTPVTPTLPLPSNTNLTPVPSAFPATSTADSTPVTPTLPLPSNTNSTPVTPALPLPSNTNSTPVTPTLPLPSNTNLTPVPSAFPATSTADSTPVTPTLPLPSNTNSTPVTPTLPLPSNTNSTPVTPTLPLPSNTNSTPVPSTFPATSNTNSIPVLSTLPSQCGDYVRCVLALLLLSRLCFLDSSLLIIIRPVLKMVTMTGSVFQLAFIIVAVVLVLIRAIQYVCVCDCAGLDVAFPTLTVISMVTSLLHTITVFLHCGPSHELRKYWLYGLIIMDLLNTCITTAAIFVGLRCFQEQWLLILMGVYVIWEIMLYISQIRKDGDIQSQILEKKISPWIIMFIIFSILNVMFTIALIAGVSLERMITC, encoded by the exons ATGAGGAATAGTTACAATAGAAGAACAGAAGAACAGAACAGAAGAACCGACTGGCAGTTCCTCACG ATGAATACTGCGGACTGTCTCCTTTTTCTGTTATGTGGAGCTACCATGTTGCAGTTCATCACCTGCTACAGTGATGGAAGTATATTGGAGGATGAATGTTCAGGAATGAACATCAATCATTTGGatgaaaatgatgtaaaaataccAGCACAAACTACTGAAACTCCTTTCAAGATCATACCAGAAGTTCAAACCTTCAATAATTCTGAAGTGGAAACCACCATTACTG TGTCACTTACGGCTATCAATTCTCCATTTACTGGTTTTCTGTTGGAGGCCCGTAAGTGTGATAGCTGTCCGCCTGCTGGTACTTTTAGTTTGATTGACTCGAGCAGCAGCACACTCCTGACGTGTGATGGTCAATCT GGCAGGGCTGTGAGTCACATTAATAATCTAGATAAAACATCCATCACAGTGCACTGGCAAGTTCCAGAGAGTGGAACATTCTACTTCAG AGCTGCATTCACTAGGGACTACTTCATGTTTTGGCAAAGAAAGCCAATCATACTTCCGACAACTGCACCTACCACTGTGACCACCACTGTAAAAGCCACTATAAGCCGAACAG TCACACCAACATTGCCTCTACCATCAAATACAAACTCCACTCCAG TCACACCAGCATTGCCTCTACCATCAAATACAGACTCCACTCTAG TCACACCAGCATTGCCTCTACCATCAAATACAAACTCCACTCCAG TCACACCAACATTGCCTCTACCATCAAATACAAACCTCACTCCAG TTCCATCAGCATTTCCTGCAACCTCAACTGCAGACTCCACCCCAG TCACACCAGCATTGCCTCTACCATCAAATACAAACTCCACTCCAG TCACACCAACATTGCCTCTACCATCAAATACAAACCTCACTCCAG TTCCATCAGCATTTCCTGCAACCTCAACTGCAGACTCCACCCCAG TCACACCAACATTGCCTCTACCATCAAATACAAACTCCACTCCGG TCACACCAGCATTGCCTCTACCATCAAATACAAACTCCACTCCAG TCACACCAACATTGCCTCTACCATCAAATACAAACCTCACTCCAG TTCCATCAGCATTTCCTGCAACCTCAACTGCAGACTCCACCCCAG TCACACCAACATTGCCTCTACCATCAAATACAAACTCCACTCCGG TCACACCAACATTGCCTCTACCATCAAATACAAACTCCACTCCAG TCACACCAACATTGCCTCTACCATCAAATACAAACTCCACTCCAG TTCCATCAACATTTCCTGCAACCTCAAATACAAACTCCATTCCAG TTCTATCAACATTGCCTTCCCAATGTGGGGATTATGTG AGATGTGTTTTAGCACTGTTACTTCTCAGTCGTCTATGTTTTCTTGACTCCTCTCTCCTGATAATCATCAGGCCAGTTTTAAAAATG GTCACCATGACTGGGTCTGTCTTTCAACTAGCTTTCATAATTGTTGCTGTCGTCCTTGTACTGATAAGAGCAATTCAA tatgtgtgtgtgtgcgattgTGCTGGTTTGGATGTTGCATTTCCTACTCTGACAGTGATTTCCATGGTTACAAGCTTGCTGCACACCATCACTGTTTTTCTTCACTGTGGACCAAGCCATGAGCT AAGGAAGTATTGGCTGTACGGCCTCATCATTATGGACCTACTAAATACCTGCATTACAA CGGCTGCAATATTTGTTGGACTGCGGTGCTTTCAAGAGCAGTGGCTACTAATATTAATGGGAGTTTATGTTATTTGGGAGATCATGTTGTACATCAGTCAGATAAGAAAAGACGGAG ATATTCAGAGTCAGATTCTGGAAAAGAAA ATATCCCCATGGATCATTATGTTTATCATCTTTTCCATACTTAATGTAATGTTTACAATCGCACTTATTGCAGGAGTTTCTTTGGAAAGAATGATAACGTGTTAA